CACTAGACCTCTCAAACTTCCTAAAAAGACTTCCAAAGTAGATTCGTAGACCAAAGAGCAGAAAAACCGATTCTGGGGCATTCTGGTGCGTCACAGAGGCATATTACTTGGATGATGTCCTGGCCCAAAATCACACCTTGATATTTTAAAACAGCATCCCCGGCTCCGGATGATGAAAGCTGGAACATTACAACTGCAATGCATCTACCACTCTTCTGCGACATAACTGGTTTCAATCTTTTTTGGAAAATCTGTGATTACAGCCTTGTATAATATACCCTTGTGACGCACCAGAATGCCCCAGAATCGGTTTTTCTGTTATTTGGCCATCGAATCTACACTGGAAACTGCCAAATGGCCTATTTTTGAATTTTACACATAATGAGAATGAGGTAATGAGGCCAGCGCTTGATATAGCCTAAAAAGACATAGAGATAAAGATTACTTTTGTAGGAATAAACATACTGCAACGGCCAGGAGCTGCTGCAGTATGTTTTAAGCTTTGAATTGTTTAAGGAATATGTCTATCACTTTTAAAAGGTCATCTTCTTGTGAAGGGGTGAGTCCATCAAGTGTGATAGTAGTACGGTTTTCCAGGCCAAGGATATAATCGGTTGAGGTATGATATAATAGCGCAAACTTTGTGACAACATCCGTGGAAGGAAATGACGTGTTGCTTTCATAATTAGCAATTGCGGACCTGGAGAGATTAAGGCGTGTTGCAACTTGTGTTTGTGATAATTTGTACTTTTCTCGTAATCCCTTTAGGCGTAATCCTAAATCATAGGCATCCATAACCGTCCCCCTTTCCATAGTTTTAATCATTTTAAATTGCATATGCTTTCTGGTAGTGACAAAAATACAAAATTTTGACCCTGTTAGTGAGCAAAACATCCGTTGATTACGTTATTGTTATAGGAGGGGGTGCAATATGCAACGATTATGCAGATTGATATTAATGCTAGTAGTATTGCTTTTGATAGGCGCATATATTCAGAAACCAGAATATATAATATATAGCATAATTAGTGGAAGTGGGGGAGACACAAGGGACACAGAACTATTTGTGATTGTTTATCAACCATGGGATACTGATGGAACCGTGACCGAAATCGTAAGGAAGCATTGTACAATGAACGGCACACCTAACAGGCTGACGATACATTTATATCACAGTATGTATGCGCTGAATCATGGACAGGCATATTATACGAAGATATTTGAGTACTCAGAAGATGAAATAATAGGACCGCCACCAGCATGGTAAGCAATTTTTCCTATCAAACATGAAGTCATAGGGCTTCTGGCGGCTCTATGACTTCATGTTTGAAGGGCGGTATGGAGTAATAATCCATATCGCCCTTCTTGTGATAATAATTTGTTATTATAATAATTTGATAATAAAATAAAATTTTATTAAAATAAATCACTATGTGAACCAGTCCGCAACAATTTTAGCGTTAAGATATCTTTATTTGTCTGATAGATGAGTAACCAATCAGGCTGTATGTGGCACTCTCTCGCATTTTTATAGCTCCGTGAGTTCATAAGGTTATGGTCCCTATATTTTTCGG
This DNA window, taken from Enterocloster bolteae, encodes the following:
- a CDS encoding helix-turn-helix domain-containing protein; its protein translation is MDAYDLGLRLKGLREKYKLSQTQVATRLNLSRSAIANYESNTSFPSTDVVTKFALLYHTSTDYILGLENRTTITLDGLTPSQEDDLLKVIDIFLKQFKA
- a CDS encoding type II toxin-antitoxin system YafQ family toxin; amino-acid sequence: MLKIEYQGQFKKDYKLALKRGCNPELLTEVISMLANEQELPEKYRDHNLMNSRSYKNARECHIQPDWLLIYQTNKDILTLKLLRTGSHSDLF